A window of Pseudomonadota bacterium contains these coding sequences:
- the lgt gene encoding prolipoprotein diacylglyceryl transferase: protein MGDALVFNLDPVLVHLGPMQLRYYGLIFATMLYIGFVLWRWQMLRGGHKPEIADKYLIWGVIAVLLGSRLGHCLFYEPDVYLADPIRILKFWEGGLASHGATVGLVVAMLLFSFKYKLRFLEVLDRFAMSAAVGAAAVRLGNFLNSEIVGRVSDVPWAVKFPRSDCAALGWCDKIFKNPDVIPEQHPLWDRLIEQTPARHPSQLYEFALGLFVLLSLYLADRWAGREKRPIGLLAALFLVLYFAGRFCVEFVKEYQDGAFETNGQGLTEGQVLSVVPFAIGLMLLGWVLVKRKPTHDGPIPEPWVEKKPEPAKKGKKGKR from the coding sequence GTGGGTGACGCCCTCGTTTTCAATCTCGATCCGGTCCTCGTGCACCTCGGGCCGATGCAGCTCCGGTACTACGGCCTCATTTTCGCCACGATGCTCTACATCGGGTTCGTGCTCTGGCGCTGGCAGATGCTGCGCGGCGGGCACAAGCCGGAGATCGCCGACAAGTACCTGATCTGGGGCGTCATCGCGGTGCTGCTCGGCTCGCGGCTCGGCCACTGCCTCTTCTACGAGCCCGACGTGTACCTCGCGGATCCGATCCGGATCCTCAAGTTCTGGGAGGGCGGGCTCGCGAGCCACGGCGCCACGGTCGGGCTCGTCGTCGCAATGCTGCTCTTTTCGTTCAAGTACAAGCTGCGGTTCCTCGAGGTGCTCGACAGATTCGCCATGTCGGCCGCCGTGGGAGCGGCCGCGGTGCGCCTCGGCAACTTCCTGAATTCCGAGATCGTCGGCCGCGTCTCCGACGTCCCGTGGGCGGTCAAGTTCCCGCGCAGCGACTGCGCCGCTCTCGGGTGGTGCGACAAGATCTTCAAGAACCCCGACGTGATCCCCGAGCAGCACCCGCTCTGGGACCGGCTGATCGAGCAGACCCCGGCGCGCCACCCCTCGCAGCTCTACGAGTTCGCGCTCGGGCTGTTCGTCCTCCTCTCCCTCTACCTCGCGGACAGGTGGGCCGGCCGGGAGAAGCGCCCGATAGGGCTGCTCGCCGCGCTGTTCCTGGTGCTCTACTTCGCGGGCCGCTTCTGTGTGGAGTTCGTGAAGGAGTACCAGGACGGCGCGTTCGAGACCAACGGCCAGGGGCTCACCGAGGGGCAGGTCCTCTCGGTCGTACCGTTCGCGATAGGCCTCATGCTGCTCGGCTGGGTGCTCGTGAAGCGCAAGCCCACCCACGACGGCCCAATCCCCGAGCCGTGGGTCGAGAAGAAGCCCGAGCCCGCCAAGAAGGGCAAGAAGGGGAAGCGGTAG
- a CDS encoding tyrosine-protein phosphatase, producing the protein MRSTAFQTIVLLLAVSIAVACGAPVEPATAQAGRDPRWAEPLARDGLPNLARIEPELHRGAQPEPAGFVALGEMGVKTIVNLRSEHSDRDDIAAAGLPDGAFELVELPMTAASVGEEEVRAFLAVAVDPARRPLFFHCKHGADRTGAMAAAYRVVAQRWAPEDAIAEMRSGGFGFHALFGNLPELVRGLDAAALRRELGLAP; encoded by the coding sequence ATGCGCTCGACAGCATTCCAGACGATCGTCCTCCTGCTCGCGGTATCGATCGCCGTCGCCTGCGGGGCGCCGGTCGAGCCCGCGACGGCGCAGGCGGGCCGGGACCCGCGGTGGGCCGAGCCGCTCGCGCGCGACGGCTTGCCGAACCTCGCGCGGATCGAGCCGGAACTCCACCGCGGCGCGCAGCCCGAGCCCGCCGGTTTCGTCGCCCTCGGGGAGATGGGCGTGAAGACGATCGTGAACCTCCGCTCCGAGCACTCCGACCGCGACGACATCGCCGCCGCCGGGCTCCCGGACGGCGCGTTCGAGCTCGTCGAGCTGCCGATGACAGCCGCGAGCGTCGGGGAGGAGGAGGTGCGCGCGTTCCTCGCGGTCGCGGTCGATCCCGCCAGGCGTCCGCTCTTCTTCCACTGCAAGCACGGCGCGGATCGCACCGGCGCAATGGCCGCGGCCTACCGCGTCGTCGCGCAGCGCTGGGCGCCCGAGGACGCGATCGCGGAGATGAGATCGGGCGGGTTCGGGTTCCACGCGCTGTTCGGCAACCTCCCCGAGCTCGTGCGCGGGCTCGACGCCGCAGCGCTGCGCAGGGAGCTCGGTCTAGCGCCCTGA
- a CDS encoding HAMP domain-containing histidine kinase, translated as MRGPTLDEALAAPLAGTIFESAGTAMYIIDEDSLVVAANGLARKTAHLAPGASVAGRRLGDALGCSHTPDPASLCGAEAPCKVCGGRNAISGSRESGLVAEEECLLTSSRDGVVSSAEIHVIATPLALGDRRYTLVSMRDISDEKRRRTLERVFVHDLNNTVASLSAWVDLLDDPDPGIRTDAALRVQRLTRKVTDEMRAHTLLTRVESAEFTPGWQARTPAEVMESAAAEALPPGEEGVAALEIAEPIPEGPFDTDPALLGRVLVNMLRNALEASPGGPIRLACARTGERYRFSVNNPGAIPEDVAARIFRRSFSTKAAHGRGLGTYSMKLFGERVLGGEVGFKTSAGEGTTFFIEHPIHRPEERRKGSGR; from the coding sequence GTGAGGGGCCCGACGCTCGACGAGGCGCTCGCGGCGCCCCTCGCCGGCACGATCTTCGAGTCCGCGGGGACCGCGATGTACATCATCGACGAGGATAGCCTCGTGGTCGCGGCGAACGGGCTGGCGCGCAAGACGGCCCACCTCGCGCCGGGCGCGTCCGTCGCGGGGCGGAGGCTGGGCGACGCCCTCGGCTGCTCCCACACGCCGGACCCCGCCTCGCTGTGCGGCGCCGAGGCCCCGTGCAAGGTGTGCGGCGGCCGCAACGCGATCTCGGGCAGCCGCGAGAGCGGGCTCGTCGCCGAGGAGGAGTGCCTCCTCACGAGCAGCCGCGACGGCGTCGTCAGCTCCGCCGAGATCCACGTCATCGCGACCCCGCTCGCGCTGGGGGATCGCCGCTACACGCTCGTCTCGATGCGGGACATCAGCGACGAGAAGCGCCGCCGCACGCTCGAGCGCGTCTTCGTCCACGACCTGAACAACACCGTCGCGTCCCTGTCCGCCTGGGTGGACCTGCTCGACGACCCCGACCCCGGCATCCGGACGGACGCCGCCTTGCGCGTGCAGCGGCTCACCCGCAAGGTCACGGACGAGATGCGCGCGCACACGCTTCTCACCCGCGTCGAGTCCGCCGAGTTCACGCCGGGCTGGCAGGCGCGGACGCCCGCGGAGGTGATGGAGTCTGCGGCGGCGGAGGCCCTGCCCCCCGGCGAGGAGGGCGTGGCGGCGCTCGAGATCGCGGAGCCGATCCCGGAGGGCCCCTTCGACACGGATCCCGCGCTGCTCGGCCGCGTGCTCGTGAACATGCTGCGCAACGCGCTCGAGGCGTCGCCCGGCGGGCCGATCCGCCTCGCCTGCGCCCGCACGGGGGAGAGGTATCGCTTCAGCGTGAACAACCCCGGCGCCATCCCGGAGGACGTCGCGGCGCGGATCTTCAGGCGCTCGTTCAGCACCAAGGCGGCGCACGGCCGCGGGCTCGGGACGTACAGCATGAAGCTGTTCGGCGAGCGGGTCCTCGGCGGCGAGGTCGGCTTCAAGACGTCCGCCGGCGAGGGGACCACCTTCTTCATCGAACACCCCATCCACAGGCCGGAGGAGCGCCGGAAGGGCTCAGGGCGCTAG
- a CDS encoding ARMT1-like domain-containing protein: MLTASECRACFLRQAEEVPARFGATDAQRSRVLRAVREALDGFSSLRTPPEMGGIVHAIVRRELALADPYAVIKARDDARAVAILPEARRLVERSPDPFFAAVRIALAGNVIDFGAPAGNDDADPLALVSDALTRALPAAEEQAVAALAGWARDARRILYLADNAGEIALDRLLVERLPRGVVTVAVRSTPAINDALLADAIAVGMTEVAEVIESGSGVPGTVLGDATEEFRARFAAAELVIAKGQGNFETLSDVDAPIAFLLMAKCEVVARELGCAVGDFAIVLR; this comes from the coding sequence GTGCTGACGGCCTCGGAGTGCCGCGCGTGCTTCCTTCGGCAGGCCGAGGAGGTGCCCGCGCGGTTCGGCGCGACCGACGCGCAGCGGAGCCGGGTGCTCCGGGCGGTGCGGGAGGCGCTCGACGGGTTCTCCTCCCTGCGCACGCCGCCGGAGATGGGGGGCATCGTGCACGCCATCGTGCGCCGGGAGCTCGCGCTGGCCGATCCCTACGCCGTGATCAAGGCGCGGGACGACGCGCGGGCCGTCGCGATCCTCCCCGAGGCGCGGCGGCTCGTGGAGCGCTCGCCGGATCCGTTCTTCGCCGCGGTGCGGATCGCGCTCGCCGGAAACGTCATCGACTTCGGCGCGCCGGCCGGGAACGACGACGCCGATCCGCTCGCGCTCGTTTCCGACGCGCTCACGAGGGCGCTCCCCGCTGCGGAGGAGCAGGCCGTGGCCGCGCTCGCCGGATGGGCGAGGGACGCGCGGCGCATCCTCTACCTCGCCGACAACGCGGGCGAGATCGCGCTCGACCGGCTTCTCGTGGAACGGCTGCCCCGCGGCGTGGTGACGGTTGCGGTCCGGTCGACGCCGGCCATCAACGACGCGCTCCTCGCCGACGCGATCGCCGTCGGGATGACCGAGGTCGCCGAGGTTATCGAGAGCGGCTCGGGCGTCCCAGGCACCGTGCTCGGCGACGCGACTGAGGAGTTTCGCGCGCGCTTCGCCGCGGCGGAGCTCGTGATCGCGAAGGGGCAGGGGAACTTCGAGACGCTGAGCGACGTCGACGCGCCGATCGCCTTCCTGCTCATGGCGAAGTGCGAGGTCGTCGCGCGCGAGCTCGGGTGCGCCGTGGGAGACTTCGCGATCGTGTTGAGGTGA